A single window of Coffea eugenioides isolate CCC68of chromosome 7, Ceug_1.0, whole genome shotgun sequence DNA harbors:
- the LOC113778297 gene encoding pentatricopeptide repeat-containing protein At2g17210-like, producing MAVRLPSISSVSRLPSCFSKIKNLAATGRWQEVLSCHCELREAGVQLTDPSVFPPILKACSAISFDYGKSIHASLLKQGLDSFTSLGNSIIDFYVKSGTLGCANDVFDCMRNRDSVSWNIIIHGHLDQCAFEQGLGLFFQAKITGFKPNISTLVLVICACRERQLFDDGQILHGYIIRSGFLAISSVQNSLLCMYADIRMEFARKLFNEMHHRDVIFWSVIIGWYVQNSEARVALELFRQMVSEFHIEVDGPITVTILKACTNLQNIEMGNLVHGFAISRGLKCDLFVGNSLVDFYSKCDDVESAFKAFSEMSQKNVVSWNSLLSGYVQSEKHSEALLLFDSMRRAGVEADEVTLVNLLQVCKYLMLPYQCKLIHSKVLRQGYESNELVKNSLIDTYAKCNCISLAWKQFSQMKHRDAVTWSTMIAAFTYWDMPGEAIALFREMKLIEENLNTVTMLNLIEACSLFADLNISKSAHGIAIRHGLAFEVAVGTAVLDMYSKCGAIQASRKAFEYMPQKNIVSWGAMIAAYGMNGLPRDALALHAKMESQGLKPNLVTSLSLLSACSHGGLVDEGLSVFENVIQEYGVEIGVEHYSCLVDLLARSGKFDSAMDFINKIPCTVKPSASAWSAILSGCRNSGNREVGAGALAHILELEPSSSAGYLLASNMYASGGLWSDAANMRLLGKKSGAKVLAGYSLVHVNNRAYRFVAGDKHDPLSDELCIFIEQLHSWMKIENTDHDNILGTKRKEVKSCSSSFRLQQQLEQFVDAGT from the coding sequence AAACAGGGACTTGATTCATTCACTTCCTTGGGCAATTCTATTATTGACTTTTACGTGAAATCTGGAACCCTGGGTTGTGCAAATGATGTTTTTGATTGCATGAGGAACAGAGATTCAGTTTCTTGGAACATAATCATTCATGGACACCTTGATCAATGTGCTTTTGAGCAGGGGTTAGGCTTGTTTTTCCAGGCCAAAATTACAGGATTCAAACCTAACATATCCACTTTGGTGCTTGTGATTTGTGCATGTCGTGAGCGCCAGTTGTTTGATGATGGGCAAATACTTCATGGGTATATTATTCGTAGTGGGTTTTTGGCCATCTCTTCAGTTCAGAACTCCCTTTTATGTATGTATGCAGACATCAGGATGGAGTTTGCTCGGAAGCTCTTCAATGAAATGCATCATAGAGATGTAATCTTTTGGAGCGTAATAATTGGCTGGTATGTGCAAAACAGTGAAGCCAGAGTTGCTTTAGAGTTGTTCCGGCAAATGGTATCTGAGTTTCACATTGAAGTGGATGGGCCTATAACTGTAACTATACTCAAAGCATGCACCAATTTACAGAACATTGAAATGGGAAATTTGGTCCACGGCTTTGCGATTTCGAGAGGCCTGAAATGTGACTTGTTTGTAGGAAACTCGTTGGTTGATTTCTATTCCAAGTGTGATGATGTTGAATCTGCTTTTAAAGCCTTCAGCGAGATGAGTCAAAAGAATGTGGTATCATGGAATTCTCTACTATCTGGATATGTTCAAAGTGAGAAGCATTCTGAAGCCCTGTTGTTATTTGATTCAATGAGAAGGGCAGGAGTTGAAGCTGATGAAGTAACCCTTGTCAATCTGCTTCAAGTATGCAAATATCTTATGTTACCATATCAATGCAAGTTGATTCATTCCAAAGTACTTAGACAAGGTTATGAATCAAATGAGTTGGTCaaaaattctttaattgatACATATGCAAAATGCAATTGCATTAGTCTTGCATGGAAGCAGTTTAGTCAGATGAAGCACCGAGATGCGGTCACTTGGAGCACAATGATTGCAGCATTCACTTACTGGGACATGCCTGGTGAAGCAATTGCTCTTTTCCGAGAGATGAAGCTGATTGAAGAAAATCTTAACACAGTTACCATGTTGAATCTTATTGAAGCCTGCTCTCTTTTTGCAGATCTGAACATATCAAAGTCTGCTCATGGTATTGCTATTCGACATGGCTTAGCTTTTGAGGTTGCAGTTGGAACTGCTGTTTTGGATATGTATTCCAAATGTGGGGCGATACAGGCTTCAAGAAAAGCTTTTGAATACATGCCCCAAAAAAACATTGTGTCATGGGGTGCTATGATTGCAGCATATGGTATGAATGGCCTTCCTCGTGATGCTTTAGCTTTACATGCCAAAATGGAATCTCAGGGTCTCAAGCCCAACTTAGTAACAAGCCTTTCTCTGTTATCTGCATGTAGCCATGGGGGATTGGTTGATGAGGGCTTGTCTGTCTTTGAGAATGTGATACAAGAATATGGTGTTGAAATTGGGGTGGAACATTATTCGTGTCTTGTGGACTTGTTGGCTCGATCTGGAAAGTTTGATAGTGCAATGgattttatcaacaaaataccTTGTACAGTAAAGCCTAGCGCTAGTGCATGGAGTGCAATCTTGAGCGGTTGTAGGAACTCTGGTAATAGGGAGGTTGGGGCTGGTGCTTTAGCTCATATTCTTGAATTGGAGCCATCTAGTAGTGCTGGATATTTGCTGGCATCTAACATGTATGCGTCTGGTGGTTTATGGTCTGATGCTGCCAATATGAGATTGTTGGGCAAGAAAAGTGGGGCCAAGGTACTCGCTGGGTACAGTTTGGTTCATGTGAACAATAGGGCATACAGGTTTGTTGCAGGAGATAAACATGATCCGTTATCTGATGAGTTATGCATTTTTATTGAACAATTACATTCGTGGATGAAGATTGAGAATACAGATCATGATAATATATTGGGAACAAAAAGGAAGGAAGTTAAATCCTGTTCTTCCAGTTTTCGCCTACAACAACAGCTAGAACAGTTTGTGGATGCTGGTACCTGA